Proteins encoded together in one Chitinophaga sp. LS1 window:
- a CDS encoding FdhF/YdeP family oxidoreductase, translating into MNKTNAENPESSIAGSNNEERSNAGNPDSSIASSRNGEQSNAGNPDSSTASSRNGNPDSFNTNSLPLNPPNAENPETFTGHFRLGKPQSSAAGLPAVIHAMQHILAEMDAIRGFKALNKLNQKNGFDCPGCAWPDPDDERSGIAEYCENGAKAVAEEATTKRLDATFFAQNSVAELATLTDYEIGKKGRVAQPMYLAEGATHYTPISWDKAFEKIGTHLNALSSPNEAIFYTSGRTSNEAAFLYQLFVREYGTNNLPDCSNMCHESSGVALIESVGIGKGSVTLDDLYEAEVIFILGQNPGTNHPRMLTALQKAKAKGVTIISANPLKETGLLGFMNPQTVKGMLHIDSHLTDIFLQVKINGDMALIKAINLLLLKEEETHPGTVFDPEFIQNNTSGYEAYIAHLQEQNLDQLVNDCGVPLSQIKAAVNALVHKKKIIACWAMGLTQHKNAVDTIKEIVNLLLLKGSIGKPGAGTCPVRGHSNVQGDRTVGIFERPPKALLDKIQDVFGFNPPREHGWDVVAAIRAMRDGKGKVFFAMGGNFLSATPDTVQTANALRNCNLTVHVSTKLNRSHLVHGREAIILPTLGRSDKDIVNGERQFVTCENSMGVVQMSKGNLPPISDQLLSEPVIVCRLAMAALKDRSVVDWPRYTRHYDYIRDDLERVIPGFDNYNQRVRHPGGFYLPNGAREGKYNTTNQKANFNVAPVTRTALNDDEFMMMTIRSHDQFNTTIYGLDDRYRGIYQERRVILMNEAEAAKHRIKGGDKVDLYNEFGGVERIVRNFLVVLYDIPERCTATYFPETNALVPLDSVADKSNTPTSKLVIIKIKKSIT; encoded by the coding sequence ATGAACAAGACCAATGCTGAAAACCCGGAATCATCAATAGCAGGCTCCAACAATGAAGAACGATCCAACGCTGGAAATCCAGATTCATCCATAGCAAGCTCCCGCAATGGGGAACAATCCAACGCTGGAAACCCGGATTCATCCACAGCAAGCTCCCGCAATGGGAATCCAGATTCATTTAATACCAATTCCCTTCCACTGAACCCACCCAACGCCGAAAACCCGGAAACCTTCACAGGACACTTCCGCCTTGGCAAACCCCAATCCTCCGCTGCCGGTCTACCCGCAGTCATCCACGCCATGCAGCACATTCTCGCTGAAATGGACGCCATCAGGGGTTTCAAAGCCTTAAACAAACTCAATCAGAAAAATGGCTTCGACTGCCCCGGATGTGCATGGCCTGACCCCGACGATGAGCGATCCGGGATAGCCGAATATTGTGAAAACGGCGCCAAAGCCGTCGCTGAAGAAGCTACTACCAAACGCCTGGACGCCACCTTCTTCGCTCAAAACAGCGTAGCTGAACTGGCCACCCTCACCGACTACGAAATCGGCAAAAAAGGTCGGGTGGCTCAGCCCATGTACCTCGCCGAAGGCGCCACCCATTATACCCCCATCAGCTGGGACAAGGCATTCGAAAAAATCGGCACTCATCTCAATGCGTTGTCCTCTCCCAATGAAGCCATCTTTTATACCTCCGGCCGTACCAGCAATGAAGCGGCTTTTCTATATCAATTATTCGTCAGGGAATATGGTACCAACAACCTCCCTGATTGTTCCAACATGTGCCACGAATCCAGTGGTGTCGCCCTCATCGAATCTGTCGGTATCGGCAAAGGCTCCGTCACACTCGATGACCTATACGAAGCCGAGGTGATTTTTATTTTAGGACAAAATCCCGGTACCAATCACCCCCGCATGCTCACTGCCCTGCAAAAGGCAAAAGCAAAAGGTGTGACCATTATCTCTGCGAATCCATTAAAAGAAACCGGCCTGCTCGGATTCATGAATCCGCAAACGGTGAAAGGGATGCTCCACATTGATAGTCACCTCACAGATATTTTCCTGCAGGTAAAGATCAATGGTGATATGGCCTTAATTAAAGCCATCAACCTGCTACTGTTAAAAGAAGAAGAAACCCACCCCGGCACCGTATTCGACCCTGAATTTATTCAAAACAACACCAGCGGATACGAAGCCTACATCGCCCATTTACAGGAACAAAACTTAGATCAGTTAGTCAATGACTGCGGTGTACCCTTATCACAAATAAAAGCTGCCGTCAATGCTTTAGTACATAAAAAGAAAATCATTGCCTGCTGGGCCATGGGACTCACCCAACACAAAAATGCCGTTGACACCATCAAAGAAATCGTCAACCTGCTATTGTTAAAAGGCAGCATCGGCAAACCCGGCGCCGGCACCTGCCCGGTACGCGGTCATAGCAATGTGCAGGGTGATCGTACCGTCGGTATTTTCGAAAGACCGCCGAAGGCGCTGTTAGATAAAATACAGGACGTATTTGGTTTCAACCCACCCAGGGAACATGGCTGGGATGTAGTCGCCGCTATCCGCGCCATGCGCGATGGCAAAGGCAAGGTATTCTTCGCCATGGGTGGCAACTTCCTTTCAGCCACACCCGATACCGTGCAGACTGCCAATGCGTTACGCAACTGTAACCTGACCGTACACGTATCTACAAAACTGAACAGAAGTCACCTGGTACATGGCAGAGAGGCCATTATCTTACCCACCCTCGGCCGTAGTGACAAAGACATCGTAAATGGGGAACGACAATTCGTGACCTGCGAAAACTCTATGGGAGTCGTTCAAATGTCCAAAGGCAATCTGCCGCCCATTTCTGACCAGCTACTCAGTGAACCCGTGATCGTGTGCCGGCTGGCCATGGCCGCTTTAAAAGACCGCTCTGTAGTCGACTGGCCACGCTACACCCGTCACTATGATTATATCCGTGATGACCTGGAAAGGGTCATTCCGGGATTTGATAATTACAACCAACGGGTACGGCACCCCGGTGGATTTTACCTGCCCAACGGCGCCCGAGAAGGAAAATACAATACCACTAACCAGAAGGCGAACTTTAATGTGGCCCCTGTGACCCGAACTGCCTTAAATGACGATGAATTTATGATGATGACCATCCGGAGCCACGACCAGTTCAATACCACTATTTATGGTCTGGACGATCGGTACAGAGGTATCTACCAGGAGCGTCGTGTGATACTCATGAACGAAGCCGAAGCGGCGAAGCATCGAATAAAAGGTGGAGATAAGGTGGACTTATACAATGAATTTGGGGGTGTAGAAAGAATAGTGAGGAACTTTTTAGTGGTCCTGTACGATATTCCTGAAAGGTGCACAGCCACTTACTTTCCGGAGACAAATGCACTCGTACCGCTGGATAGCGTGGCAGATAAAAGTAATACGCCTACTTCCAAGCTGGTGATCATAAAAATAAAAAAATCAATCACCTGA
- a CDS encoding SelT/SelW/SelH family protein, giving the protein MKPTVTIEYCPKCGWLMRAAWMAQELLTTFAEELHGVTLRPSEVGGSFIIYVNDEVLIDRKVIGHFPEIKEVKQQVRDKVAPEKSLGHSDRK; this is encoded by the coding sequence ATGAAACCGACAGTTACAATCGAATATTGCCCCAAATGTGGGTGGCTGATGAGAGCAGCCTGGATGGCACAGGAATTATTGACCACATTTGCAGAAGAGCTGCATGGCGTGACCCTGAGGCCCAGTGAAGTAGGCGGTAGCTTTATTATTTATGTGAATGACGAGGTGCTGATAGACCGTAAGGTGATTGGACATTTCCCTGAAATTAAAGAAGTTAAACAACAGGTAAGAGACAAAGTCGCCCCTGAGAAAAGCCTGGGTCACTCAGATAGAAAATAA
- a CDS encoding BamA/TamA family outer membrane protein has protein sequence MKTRSLSCTAVLFLLLCGSLKAQDDKSIVIKDTSVVHKKSFFPLPVLGYSPEKGLEIGAAMLYSFYTDKKDPLLRNSTISLIPALTTNSQYKIELKTDFWTDHNNWHFKSNIRYHDYPLYFYGIGDTTRKADGTLLGNQRYKVLVEGEKRLSGHFYAGMSLQYQHDAYEQNESKGIYPGMALTDKDGGYVTFIGATGIFDNRDNQNYTHTGSWVRLNVAYAPSFLSKQTLWKIDAQAKHFVPISRKSTLGVNGVFNSLQGSSLPFYLLPEMGNDQMMRAYYTGRYRDQNYLAFQAEYRYFLDPKIPINIWFLHMQPKFALAAFGATGAVFNNHDFGLDHFKPAYGMGVRWFYDEGSKLTIRIDYAWGEKRTGEDRQSGLYLSLAEAF, from the coding sequence TTGAAGACACGTTCACTCTCTTGTACGGCTGTACTATTTTTATTGTTGTGTGGATCCCTGAAAGCGCAGGATGATAAATCCATTGTCATAAAGGATACTTCTGTAGTTCATAAAAAAAGTTTTTTTCCATTGCCTGTATTGGGATATTCTCCTGAGAAAGGGTTGGAGATTGGAGCTGCTATGCTATATTCTTTTTATACAGATAAGAAAGATCCTTTATTGCGCAACTCCACGATTAGTTTAATTCCTGCATTGACAACCAATAGTCAGTATAAGATAGAATTAAAAACCGATTTCTGGACAGATCATAATAATTGGCATTTCAAAAGTAATATCCGTTATCATGATTATCCATTGTACTTCTATGGTATTGGGGATACCACCCGCAAGGCTGATGGGACGCTGTTGGGAAACCAGCGATACAAGGTTTTGGTGGAAGGGGAGAAGCGGCTTAGCGGGCATTTTTATGCGGGTATGTCTTTGCAGTACCAGCATGATGCTTATGAGCAGAATGAGAGTAAAGGGATTTATCCGGGGATGGCATTGACGGATAAAGATGGGGGGTATGTGACTTTTATAGGTGCGACGGGAATTTTTGATAACCGGGATAATCAGAATTATACGCACACGGGTTCCTGGGTGCGTTTGAATGTGGCATATGCGCCGTCGTTTTTGAGTAAACAAACTTTGTGGAAGATTGACGCGCAGGCGAAGCATTTTGTGCCCATTTCCCGTAAGAGTACGCTGGGAGTGAATGGGGTATTTAATTCATTGCAGGGTAGTTCTTTGCCGTTTTATTTATTGCCTGAGATGGGGAATGATCAGATGATGAGGGCGTATTATACGGGTCGCTACAGGGATCAGAATTATCTGGCTTTCCAGGCGGAGTACCGGTATTTTCTGGATCCGAAGATTCCCATCAATATCTGGTTTTTGCATATGCAGCCTAAGTTTGCCCTGGCGGCATTTGGGGCTACAGGAGCGGTGTTTAATAACCATGATTTTGGGCTGGATCATTTTAAGCCGGCTTATGGTATGGGGGTTAGGTGGTTCTATGATGAGGGGTCAAAGCTGACCATACGGATTGATTATGCGTGGGGAGAGAAGCGGACAGGAGAGGACAGGCAGTCGGGTTTGTATTTGTCGCTGGCAGAGGCGTTTTAG
- the fdhD gene encoding formate dehydrogenase accessory sulfurtransferase FdhD, whose protein sequence is MSNPAISYAHITRVTDTLVTATEDALAAEEPLEIRLVHNGQQQSITVTMRSPGQDEELAAGFLFTEGIITQYAAIKTIYYNNNVATVTLQPGITPSLQPAQRNFLANASCGVCGKTDLDAIYTPVSKTTSLIKVPAAILHELPASLRNQQAVFDNTGGLHAAALFNTEGTLLHIKEDIGRHNAVDKLIGIGIKQDLDFSQYGLLLSGRAGFELIQKAAVAGIPVIAAVGAPSSMAVKMAKEWDITLIGFLREGRFNIYHGQEKIAL, encoded by the coding sequence ATGTCAAATCCCGCCATATCCTACGCGCACATTACAAGGGTAACGGATACACTTGTCACTGCTACTGAAGATGCCCTGGCAGCCGAGGAACCCCTCGAAATACGCCTGGTGCATAATGGTCAGCAGCAAAGTATTACAGTGACCATGCGATCGCCCGGACAAGATGAGGAACTCGCCGCCGGTTTTTTATTTACTGAGGGAATCATTACCCAATACGCAGCAATAAAAACCATTTATTATAATAATAACGTCGCCACCGTCACTTTACAACCAGGCATCACGCCTTCTTTACAACCCGCACAGCGAAATTTCCTGGCGAATGCAAGTTGTGGGGTTTGTGGTAAAACAGACCTGGATGCGATTTATACGCCTGTCTCCAAAACTACCTCCCTTATCAAGGTTCCCGCCGCTATTTTGCATGAACTGCCAGCGTCATTACGTAACCAGCAAGCAGTATTTGATAATACCGGCGGCTTACATGCTGCTGCTTTATTCAATACGGAGGGAACTTTGCTGCACATAAAAGAAGATATCGGCAGGCACAATGCAGTGGATAAATTGATTGGCATTGGCATAAAACAAGATCTCGATTTTAGCCAATATGGATTGCTCCTCAGCGGCAGAGCCGGTTTTGAATTGATTCAAAAAGCCGCCGTTGCAGGTATCCCCGTCATAGCTGCTGTAGGCGCACCCAGCAGCATGGCTGTAAAAATGGCAAAAGAATGGGATATCACCCTGATCGGCTTCTTAAGAGAAGGGCGTTTTAATATTTATCATGGACAGGAAAAAATTGCGTTATGA
- a CDS encoding ATP-binding protein — protein sequence MNTFWQRRRSAPYTLLILMLALFFTKPVASMAQSQLTDSLTKVLAAHPTKDTTRVNILNQLSRFLFTQVPSLTETYAKEAFYISDSLYYLPGKLWATRNLALAENAKGNLEKQMDLTLEALKLAEQLNDLKATGILNADLGNILIEQQQPRQGLIYQKKALAIKQKENDKAEIGKTLNGIGTSYMVLKEWDSALHFLYASERIKLALNDHRGLAYAYENIGIILSVKGNYQEALRYHTMSSQYYKESDNIQGVVKSYLNMAQTNTFLKDFTAAEEDLQNAARLNKSMQNTRNEMIYYRYRSMLDSARGNFAQALENYKEFQALSEDFFSTEKSRFIANSKEKYESEKKQHENELLKKEQLLHLATIRQQQILVIFCIALFMALATITVLLYRMFKRQKDLYSQLNSRNRRVQQQNQIILDQNAALESGNQVKDKIFSVISHDLRAPLGILEGMLFLLRDEKMSQEQFNMFVDELWRDMKNTSSMMDNLLQWANSQMKGIRVMPDDFNITVLLNNEFELLQTLARQKNIQLNHYLPPVIHVFADKDMIRMVLRNLISNAIKFTPKNGSIVIDYRLSPDKVEVMVKDNGIGIPSEDQSKVFSNIYYSTTGTQNEKGCGLGLPLSKDFIQRNNGEIWFQSYKEKGTSFHFTLPLSEEEETNAYGRTIILQPTRDYSH from the coding sequence ATGAATACTTTCTGGCAGAGAAGGAGATCTGCCCCTTACACCTTATTGATATTGATGCTGGCATTGTTCTTTACGAAGCCGGTGGCAAGTATGGCGCAATCACAATTGACTGATAGTCTGACAAAAGTGCTGGCCGCCCATCCTACAAAAGATACCACCCGTGTCAACATACTCAATCAATTAAGCCGTTTTCTCTTTACCCAGGTTCCTTCCCTGACAGAGACTTACGCAAAAGAAGCTTTTTATATCAGCGATAGCCTATACTATCTGCCTGGTAAGTTGTGGGCTACCCGCAACCTCGCCCTGGCCGAAAATGCTAAAGGCAACCTGGAAAAACAGATGGACCTGACACTGGAAGCCCTCAAACTGGCGGAACAGCTGAATGACCTCAAGGCTACCGGGATACTCAATGCTGATCTCGGCAATATCCTGATCGAACAGCAACAACCCAGACAAGGTTTAATTTACCAGAAGAAAGCCCTGGCTATCAAACAGAAAGAAAATGACAAGGCCGAAATAGGTAAAACCCTGAACGGAATTGGGACCAGTTATATGGTGCTCAAAGAATGGGACTCCGCCCTCCACTTTCTCTATGCTTCCGAAAGGATCAAGCTCGCCCTCAACGACCACCGCGGACTGGCCTATGCTTATGAAAATATTGGAATTATCCTCTCTGTAAAAGGAAATTATCAGGAGGCGCTTAGATACCACACCATGTCTTCCCAATATTATAAAGAGTCAGACAATATTCAGGGGGTGGTAAAGTCGTACCTGAACATGGCTCAGACAAATACATTCCTGAAAGATTTTACTGCCGCTGAAGAAGACCTGCAAAACGCAGCCCGGCTCAATAAAAGTATGCAGAACACCCGGAATGAAATGATCTATTACCGGTACCGTTCCATGCTGGACTCAGCCAGGGGGAACTTTGCCCAGGCACTGGAAAACTACAAGGAATTCCAGGCCCTGAGCGAGGACTTCTTTAGTACCGAAAAATCCCGCTTCATCGCCAATTCCAAAGAGAAATACGAGTCAGAAAAGAAACAACATGAAAATGAACTGCTGAAAAAAGAACAGCTGCTACACCTGGCTACCATCAGGCAACAACAGATTCTTGTAATTTTTTGTATTGCATTATTCATGGCACTTGCTACCATCACCGTATTGCTATACCGCATGTTCAAAAGACAAAAGGACCTGTATAGCCAGTTAAACAGCCGGAATCGTCGCGTTCAACAACAAAACCAGATCATTCTGGATCAGAATGCAGCCCTGGAAAGTGGCAACCAGGTAAAGGATAAAATCTTCTCTGTGATCTCTCATGATCTTCGGGCACCACTGGGTATCCTGGAAGGAATGTTGTTCTTGCTGAGGGATGAAAAGATGTCGCAGGAACAATTTAACATGTTCGTAGATGAACTGTGGAGAGATATGAAAAATACTTCTTCCATGATGGATAACCTCTTGCAATGGGCCAATAGCCAGATGAAAGGAATTCGGGTAATGCCCGATGATTTTAATATCACGGTTTTGTTGAACAACGAGTTCGAATTGCTGCAAACCCTGGCCAGACAAAAGAATATTCAGTTAAATCACTACCTGCCGCCTGTGATCCATGTATTTGCAGATAAGGATATGATCCGCATGGTGCTGCGTAACCTGATTAGTAATGCTATTAAGTTTACGCCAAAAAACGGAAGTATTGTCATTGATTACCGGCTATCGCCGGATAAGGTGGAAGTGATGGTAAAAGATAATGGAATTGGAATTCCTTCCGAAGATCAATCCAAAGTTTTCTCCAATATTTATTATTCTACAACTGGTACACAAAATGAGAAAGGTTGTGGACTGGGATTGCCATTATCAAAGGATTTTATTCAACGAAACAATGGGGAGATCTGGTTTCAAAGTTACAAAGAGAAAGGCACCAGTTTCCACTTCACACTTCCGTTGTCGGAAGAAGAGGAAACCAATGCCTATGGTAGGACGATTATTTTACAGCCAACAAGAGATTATTCACATTAG
- a CDS encoding neutral zinc metallopeptidase — MRWQNRRLSDNVEDRRGGGGGGGMRNIGIGGVIIIVVLALITKQSPQALLNKVSQSTGGGTEQTTSQTVTKASDEEARFASTVLANTEDVWTELFKEMHKEYEAPKMVLFSDVDESGCGTAQSAMGPFYCPADDRVYLDLSFFNEMETRFKVVGDFAKAYVIAHEVGHHIQNLLGISRKMQAMRSQLSEKEYNKLSVKLELQADFLAGVWAHHAQKMDNILDPGDIEEALNAASAVGDDKLQEAANGRVVPDAFTHGTSAQRMRWFKKGFDTGDIKDGDTFNASNL; from the coding sequence ATGCGTTGGCAAAACAGACGACTCAGCGATAACGTGGAAGATCGCCGCGGCGGCGGCGGTGGTGGGGGTATGAGGAATATCGGTATCGGTGGCGTTATCATCATCGTTGTACTGGCACTCATTACCAAACAAAGTCCACAGGCGTTATTAAACAAGGTATCGCAAAGTACCGGTGGTGGTACTGAGCAAACAACTTCTCAGACTGTGACGAAAGCCAGTGATGAGGAAGCGCGTTTTGCATCAACAGTTTTGGCCAATACAGAAGATGTATGGACGGAGCTGTTCAAGGAAATGCATAAGGAATACGAAGCGCCTAAAATGGTATTGTTTTCAGATGTAGACGAGTCAGGTTGTGGTACGGCACAATCAGCGATGGGACCGTTTTATTGTCCTGCAGATGATCGGGTGTATCTGGATCTGAGCTTCTTTAATGAAATGGAGACACGGTTCAAGGTAGTGGGGGATTTTGCTAAAGCCTATGTTATTGCACATGAGGTAGGGCATCACATTCAAAACCTGCTGGGTATAAGTAGAAAGATGCAGGCAATGCGTTCACAGCTGAGTGAAAAGGAATATAATAAACTGTCAGTAAAACTGGAATTGCAAGCGGATTTTTTGGCGGGGGTGTGGGCACATCATGCGCAGAAAATGGATAATATATTGGATCCGGGAGATATTGAGGAAGCGTTGAATGCAGCAAGTGCGGTGGGTGATGATAAGTTGCAGGAAGCGGCGAATGGTAGAGTGGTACCGGATGCGTTTACGCATGGAACTTCAGCACAGCGTATGCGGTGGTTTAAGAAAGGGTTTGATACCGGGGATATTAAAGATGGGGATACGTTTAATGCGAGTAATTTATAA
- a CDS encoding DUF695 domain-containing protein → MSNAYQPDWDLYTCHIDDHPAIIGLDLDLRRFAPLNSKPHAIYVSVYLNTPRADGFPQGEEFQVLGEIEDSLVKGLETKLNAHFVGRTISNGVRDFYFYSGDTTLYDKHIADVMIGFPNYQYDFGVKEDRTWELYFDFLLPDKVEFQRIQNRKVLRTLKQHGDIEEKARHIDHYIYFNSEEDRERYWQQISKEGFVVQQRNLSGNEERPYSLHVSRHDCTDERSINAVVLLLFELAQAINADYNGWETTVVNS, encoded by the coding sequence ATGTCTAACGCCTACCAGCCAGATTGGGATTTATACACTTGTCACATAGATGACCACCCGGCCATTATAGGGCTAGACCTCGACCTACGGCGATTCGCACCGCTGAACAGTAAACCGCATGCTATTTATGTGTCTGTATATTTGAATACTCCCCGGGCCGATGGGTTTCCACAGGGAGAAGAGTTTCAAGTGTTGGGTGAAATTGAGGACAGCCTGGTCAAAGGATTGGAAACAAAACTGAATGCACACTTTGTGGGCAGGACGATTTCCAATGGTGTAAGAGATTTTTATTTTTATTCCGGTGACACAACATTATATGATAAGCATATAGCTGATGTGATGATCGGATTTCCTAATTATCAATATGATTTTGGAGTAAAGGAAGATCGTACCTGGGAATTGTATTTTGATTTCCTGCTACCTGATAAGGTAGAGTTCCAGCGTATACAGAACCGTAAGGTGCTGCGCACGCTGAAACAACATGGGGATATTGAGGAAAAAGCCAGACACATTGATCACTATATTTATTTCAATTCGGAAGAAGATAGGGAGCGATACTGGCAGCAGATCAGCAAAGAAGGATTTGTTGTGCAGCAGCGTAACCTGAGTGGCAATGAAGAACGGCCTTACAGCCTGCATGTATCCAGACATGACTGTACAGATGAACGAAGCATCAATGCTGTCGTGCTTTTGTTGTTTGAACTGGCACAAGCGATCAATGCAGACTACAATGGCTGGGAAACGACGGTTGTAAACAGTTAA
- a CDS encoding TonB-dependent receptor domain-containing protein translates to MHKFVSLFMGMTLSFLSFSYAQQNNQQSPENGSIQGKLMDEQTNAPIEYASVAILRSVDSSVVTGMLSKPNGDFNFPVIPTGKYLLKVNFIGYSTVYKAIALTSKNNIIDVGNIKLGTNAKVLAAVEIVGEKPAYTMAIDKRVFNVEKNISSVGGTATDVLKQVPAVSVDIDGNVTVRNGSPTIFVDGRPTTLTMDQIPADAIANIEVITNPSAKYDAEGVSGILNIVLKKNRKAGINGQVNAGISSLGGANGGFDFSIRREKFNLSLSYNVRSRKGSSKEHLFRKNIGTDTTTYLDQYENGDQSRKFQYGRIGFDWFMDNRNTFSISTSINAGDFRDDNNLTLYNLNTGKEQVRYGSGVDNDNHNFRNYAGQLGYKHTFAKQGHELTADFNYNYATSNDGSDYSLQYYTLDHVAIDTPTAPAKRYAYGGGNTTYVTGQIDYVNPLSENSKVEAGLRTTSRIFNNTLTTMGLNNATGDYVFDSSLSNNYHYKETINAGYISYSGQLGSFGYMGGLRGEQSYYSGDMTSTTKSNYKISYPISLFPSMFLSQKFKGDHELQLNYTRRVRRPWFRDLLPNLNYTAQSASRGNPTLKPEFTNSFEFSYLKDFNRKHNVMVSLYFRNTKNAITDYSSDTTITVNGVAQKVVLTYPVNADTRNAYGAEFTVRNQLTKDWDVTTNLNMAQTKINASNLQTNLTNSGFIFFGKINTNYKLPYRTTLQVTGIYESKQIMAQGERAGKYTVDAALRKEFLKDRSLVVSMGINDIFNTDRSINYTNTDYSEQEYYRKRATREARLNVSWRFGKIDAGKKKENKKGEEQGGNGDF, encoded by the coding sequence ATGCACAAATTTGTCTCGTTATTTATGGGAATGACGCTGTCATTTCTATCATTTTCTTATGCTCAACAAAACAACCAACAATCACCTGAAAATGGGTCTATTCAGGGAAAATTGATGGATGAACAAACCAATGCTCCCATCGAGTATGCCTCCGTTGCCATCCTGCGCTCCGTCGATTCCAGCGTAGTGACCGGTATGCTCTCGAAACCAAACGGCGATTTTAATTTCCCTGTAATTCCTACAGGAAAGTATTTATTGAAGGTAAATTTCATAGGTTATTCTACCGTTTATAAAGCAATTGCCTTAACATCAAAAAATAATATTATTGATGTTGGCAATATCAAGCTCGGCACTAATGCGAAAGTATTGGCTGCTGTAGAGATCGTAGGTGAAAAGCCCGCTTACACCATGGCGATTGATAAGCGCGTTTTCAATGTGGAAAAAAATATTTCCAGCGTAGGCGGTACCGCCACCGACGTTTTGAAACAGGTACCGGCGGTAAGTGTAGACATTGACGGTAATGTGACTGTCCGGAATGGTTCTCCGACCATTTTTGTTGACGGCCGCCCTACTACCCTGACCATGGATCAGATTCCTGCGGATGCTATTGCGAATATCGAAGTGATCACCAACCCATCTGCAAAATATGATGCGGAAGGTGTGAGTGGTATATTAAATATAGTATTGAAGAAAAACAGGAAAGCTGGCATCAACGGACAGGTGAACGCAGGTATTTCTTCTTTGGGTGGTGCGAATGGCGGTTTCGATTTCAGTATCCGCCGTGAAAAGTTCAATCTCTCCCTGAGTTATAATGTGCGTTCCCGTAAAGGTTCTTCTAAAGAACACCTGTTCCGTAAGAACATCGGTACAGATACGACTACTTACCTGGACCAATATGAAAATGGTGACCAGAGCCGTAAGTTTCAATATGGCCGTATCGGCTTTGACTGGTTCATGGACAACCGTAATACTTTTAGCATCAGCACCAGCATCAACGCAGGCGATTTCCGTGATGATAATAACCTGACACTGTACAACCTGAACACCGGCAAAGAGCAGGTAAGATATGGTTCAGGTGTGGACAATGACAATCACAACTTCCGCAACTATGCCGGTCAGTTGGGGTATAAACATACTTTCGCAAAACAGGGTCACGAGCTGACGGCTGATTTCAATTACAACTACGCCACCAGCAATGATGGTAGTGATTATTCATTACAATATTATACGTTGGATCATGTTGCAATCGATACACCCACCGCCCCTGCTAAACGATATGCGTATGGTGGTGGTAACACCACTTATGTGACGGGTCAGATTGACTACGTAAATCCGCTGTCTGAAAACTCAAAGGTTGAAGCAGGTTTGCGTACCACCAGCCGTATCTTTAATAATACGCTGACTACCATGGGACTGAACAATGCTACCGGAGACTACGTTTTTGATAGCTCACTCTCTAATAACTATCATTACAAAGAAACCATCAACGCAGGTTACATCAGCTACTCCGGTCAGTTGGGAAGCTTTGGTTACATGGGTGGTTTGAGAGGTGAACAGTCCTATTACAGTGGTGATATGACCAGCACGACTAAAAGTAATTATAAGATCAGCTACCCTATCAGCCTGTTTCCCAGTATGTTTCTGTCTCAGAAGTTCAAAGGTGATCATGAGCTGCAGCTGAATTACACACGTCGTGTACGTCGTCCATGGTTCAGGGACCTGTTGCCTAACCTGAATTACACCGCACAGAGTGCAAGTCGTGGTAACCCGACATTAAAACCTGAATTCACCAATTCATTTGAGTTTAGCTATCTGAAAGATTTCAATCGAAAGCACAATGTAATGGTGTCTTTATATTTCCGTAATACAAAGAATGCGATCACCGATTACTCATCTGATACTACCATTACCGTGAATGGTGTAGCACAGAAAGTCGTATTGACTTACCCTGTGAATGCAGATACTAGGAATGCATATGGTGCGGAGTTTACCGTGCGTAACCAGTTGACCAAAGACTGGGATGTGACTACGAACCTGAACATGGCGCAAACGAAGATCAATGCTTCCAACCTGCAGACGAACCTGACAAATTCAGGGTTTATCTTCTTTGGTAAGATCAATACAAATTACAAATTGCCGTATAGAACGACCTTACAGGTTACTGGCATCTATGAGTCCAAACAGATTATGGCTCAGGGAGAAAGAGCCGGAAAATATACCGTGGATGCGGCGCTGCGCAAGGAGTTCCTGAAAGACAGATCACTGGTGGTGTCTATGGGTATCAATGATATTTTCAATACAGATCGGAGTATCAATTATACAAATACTGATTATTCTGAGCAGGAATATTATCGCAAGCGTGCTACCCGCGAAGCGCGTTTGAATGTGTCCTGGAGATTTGGTAAGATTGACGCAGGAAAAAAGAAAGAGAATAAGAAAGGAGAAGAACAGGGAGGGAATGGTGATTTCTAA